The following proteins are co-located in the Patescibacteria group bacterium genome:
- the ychF gene encoding redox-regulated ATPase YchF has protein sequence MLNVGIVGLPNVGKSTLFTALTKKQVDCANFPFCTIEPNVGVVEVPDTRVDVLAEISKTTKKIKAAIEFVDIAGLVKGAHKGEGLGNKFLANIREVDMIVHVVRSFVNNDVIHVDGSVDPARDVEVIELELAMADHATVQKLLDNVNNKMKGGKNTDLAPQASALQKWFDALSQGQMALSVELTDEEKEAVSTIQLLTNKPILYVVNSDEESAKDPNWVSPLGPNRLAVPISVKIEAELAGLPPEEAKEMLDALGMTESGLDKVIKKCYELLDLITFLTTGEVETRAWTVHRGAKAPEAAGVIHTDFTKNFIRAEVISYQDFVDCGGESGARDKGKLRVEGKEYVMQDGDVCHFRIGA, from the coding sequence ATGCTAAACGTCGGTATTGTTGGCCTCCCGAACGTGGGAAAGTCGACCCTCTTCACAGCCCTTACAAAAAAGCAGGTAGACTGCGCTAATTTTCCTTTCTGTACTATCGAGCCGAATGTCGGCGTAGTTGAAGTACCGGACACGAGAGTAGATGTACTGGCTGAGATTTCAAAAACGACTAAGAAGATTAAAGCAGCGATCGAGTTTGTCGATATCGCGGGACTCGTAAAGGGAGCGCACAAGGGGGAAGGACTTGGTAACAAGTTTTTGGCGAATATCCGAGAGGTGGACATGATTGTTCATGTAGTTCGATCTTTCGTGAACAACGATGTCATTCACGTTGACGGATCCGTCGATCCCGCACGCGATGTAGAAGTGATCGAGCTCGAACTGGCCATGGCTGATCACGCTACGGTCCAGAAACTCCTCGACAACGTGAACAATAAGATGAAGGGCGGAAAGAATACTGACCTCGCACCGCAGGCTTCGGCGCTACAAAAGTGGTTCGATGCATTGAGTCAGGGTCAGATGGCGTTGTCGGTCGAACTCACGGATGAGGAAAAGGAAGCGGTTTCGACAATCCAGTTGCTAACGAATAAACCAATTTTGTACGTTGTAAATTCTGACGAAGAGTCCGCTAAAGATCCAAACTGGGTGTCACCGCTTGGTCCGAATAGACTCGCGGTTCCTATTTCGGTAAAGATCGAAGCAGAACTCGCAGGACTGCCACCAGAAGAAGCAAAAGAAATGCTCGACGCGCTCGGGATGACTGAATCCGGACTCGATAAAGTAATTAAAAAGTGTTACGAGTTACTTGATCTCATTACTTTCCTCACAACCGGTGAAGTCGAGACGCGTGCCTGGACAGTCCACCGCGGTGCCAAGGCTCCAGAAGCTGCTGGCGTGATTCACACGGACTTTACAAAGAACTTTATTCGCGCCGAAGTAATTTCTTACCAGGACTTTGTGGATTGTGGTGGCGAGTCTGGGGCGAGAGACAAGGGAAAGTTGAGAGTTGAAGGCAAGGAATACGTGATGCAAGATGGAGACGTTTGTCACTTTAGAATCGGAGCATAA